The sequence below is a genomic window from Amia ocellicauda isolate fAmiCal2 chromosome 6, fAmiCal2.hap1, whole genome shotgun sequence.
tctttttcaaaacaattaactaaaaatgacacaaatcccTCGCAAAATGCACTAAGACTCTCAAAACATCATCGAAAGAAAAGTTCTTTATATCAGTCATTTCACAAAcatactgttctcttggtgtgcgccacacatgcactcgcccacttgtcaagaataGGCTCTCTGTacaccagtgcctatggtttttgcaccactgaactctcaaatgtgcatttgtctttgtagtGAGGGTTTAATGCACTGCCATCTTtgtccaaaatcgaggtcaactgggcctgctcagcatttgtatacatgccacacagcacgataggatgttaattgcttaattgtatcatacagtacacctgtttcgaggcatctgcattcattatgttcctccacacATTTATTgagggttttcctttaatttgtcacacgTCTGTATGTGGCAACACATTTGCCCCAAGAGCAACACAAAATGAACATGGGTAGCCATTGTAACTGCCTGAAACTAAATATTCTGAGGAAATGCATGACTCTGATGAGCCCTGACCTGTACAGACTGGAACCTAACCTCCTTCACACTGTCACTGTTCCTGCTAAAGGTATCTGTACAGCTGTTTCATCCTTAGTTGGTGTACCTGCTCAGTAGTTGCAGACTGATACTATGTATATTCTGAAATATTTGATGTTCTTATATACTTGTAGTCTGGATCTCCCACAAGCAAAGTGAGTTGTTTGAAACCACTGTATATTCGATGCCAGCTTCTTGTTCAGTGTTGAAGACTCTTCCTTGGCCACCAGAGTGGGGTTGTATTTCTGTTCTATAAAAAGATATATTGAAATGGTCATGGAAGACGACGGAAAAACTCCTGACATGTGtaacatacactgatcagccataacattatgaccacctgcctaatattgtgtaggtctcccttttgccgtcaaaacagccctgacccgttgaggcatggactccgcAGGTGTGCTGCGGTATCTGGCACCaggacgttagcagcagatcctttaagtcctgtaagttgtgaggtggggcctccatggatcagacttgtttgtccagcacatcccacagatgctcgattggattgtcaacaccttgaactcgtgattcatcagaccaggtcaccttcttccattgctccatggtccagttctgatgctcacgtgcccattgtaggcactttcggcagtggacaggggtcagcatgggcatcctgactggtctgcggctacgcagccccatacacaacaaactgcgatgcctTTCCATCAGAACCagtattaactttttcagcaatttgagctacagtagctcgtctgttggacgggccagccttcgctccccacatccatcagtgagccttggccgccagttcaccgcttttccttccttggaccacttttgataggtactgaccactgcagaccgggaacaccccataagagctgcagttttggagatgctctgacccagtcgtctagccgtcacaatttggcccttgtcagagtcgctcagatccttacacttgcccatttttcctgcttctaacacatcaactttgaggacaaaatgttcacttgctgcctaatatatcccacccactgacaggtgccatgataacgagattatcagtgttattcacttcacctgtcagtggtcataatgttatgactgattggtgtatagtactgtaatacagtgaagtaaTCTTTGGGCACCTATTCCCATTTCTGAATACTTTAATTATTGATGCAACAGTTGATGTGCTTAGATTGGGCTGCACCCTCTGCCAAGCCTCTCGCATTGAAAGGCCAAGATTTATCACATGGTCAACGATAgtggcatttattttttttagaaacaTCTGTTCTGTGTCTTCCCCTTTGAGCTGCTGTGCCACCGCGCACACGCACCCCTCTTCCTCTGTGGGCTCGTGGTTGTGGTGCCCgtctttctctcttttgtctttgtcttctgaCTTGCTCCATGTCATGCCAACCACAACTCACTTTTATATGTGATTATGGACTGATTGCTGATTGATCAATTGAGCAATGAGGATCTGCACATGTGTAGTAGAGATTCATATGTGTGGGGGTGTTATTGACTGTGAACAAATGTTCTGAATTTGTTTGACAAGATGTTCCCAATAGATTTTTGTGTCTTGTGTAGTGagttgtgtttactgttttgcACAAATGTGCTTagcatttacattttgtgtgAAAGCAATCATACATGACTTACTGTTTGACAAAAATGTTCACTGTTTTGCTCTAGGTTATAGTGTTGGTCATGTGGACCATAGTTTCATTCATATTGACTTAAGGAACAAGAAAAAATGTTATATCACTACTAACATGGGAACtattattaatcatcatcatcatatcagCCAAACTCATGTCTGTGTTCTGCTCTTAACGAATGATTACTGGCAGTGAGGTAAGATggaattattttattagcagcttCAATAATACATGATTTCTAAAATGGCAGTACAGTCAAAAACACAGTCTAATATAAAAGTtgtctgttgttattattattatcattattattattatttgcagctCATTTGTATATACTTTTTAATTCACAGTAATATGCACATTAATTACTTTGCATAGtcttttttaactgtttttgtcTTTATGTATGTCTCTGCTAAATAACTTTCATactagtcataataataataataaagtacaacaAATTGTACTACAGTGTGTGAACATCACACTCTGTTAGTTCCGAGGCCTTCTGGCTCtttggttattttatttatgagtaataatactaatttaaaacatcatattgcatttttttttttttaactcagtCTCCTTGGGAAACAGAAAGTATGACTAAtacttaataatatattaaaattgaTACTAACACTAATACTGatagtaatactaataataaccaGAATagctgtttaaataaaaataaataaaaagtctaCAAATAATGTGATCATTTTGAACTTCCTATAGATTAGAATGTCTGAACTGGACACTTTGTTTGGACAAGCTGAATTCGGCGGCGAACACTGGCACCTGGTGGAGACCTGCCGCCTTGCAGTACAATCGCTCTGTACATTGGTCGTTATTTCAGTTAATCTGTTACCCAAAATACAACGGTTTCTTTGCGGTGCGTTCAGATTAACTATTTCACGCCCAGGGCATTAATggattgaaagaaagaaaaaaaatatataaatacaaaaaatgaaaccctcaaaacaaatacaaataagcatacaaaatacacacaggctcacaaacacacacacaaagacagtcAAAAGACACCAGTAAAGATCACACCTCCATTTtggtacttaaaaaaataaatcttgatCTCTGACCCTTATTTtgacactttttttgttttttaatctgaaCCTTATTTTGGCCCATTGTATACAAATATGAGCCCTTAACCTAATtgtttggcaatatttgatGTTTATGTCTCTTTAATTTTTTACTCCTCACGCTCACTGTACCcgttgacctctgacccctccTCAGGCACACTGCACTGTCTTGGTGGTGACCAGGGTGGCGCCTCCCAGCTCAGTGGCAGGAAGTGGGAAGCTGTGGTCCTGCCTGCCGTTGCACAGATGGACACTGGACAGCTCTTCCCCAGCGCCGTGCTCAATCTCCTCCGCCCAGGCCAAGGAGCCTGAGACACAAGGTTCCTGCAGGTTGGTTCCTGGGGAAGCCCTGTAGACGTGCCTACAGGATTCTGAGGTGTCGTCTTCCTCTGCTGTGGGGGTCTCTCTCAGACCTGTCTGGCCAGACAAACctgcagagggagaggagagggacagATGGATTGGAAGTGAGACACATTGACATCAAATGAGATTGTAGACTATTAATATTgtggtttttattattattatttttattccagtagcagacacccttacacCCAGGCTTACATCTCTCACCAAATTATTGTCATAGGGTGAGATATAAATAAGAGCACAATACCAAATCAGACAATATGCAGCACTGAGTTCTAGCTGATGAGGACAATGTTGTCAATGAAGTGTCAATGTTTACAGAAGGTGCTACAAGACTTACAGCAGGAACAggaacagagacagacagacagacagagagcgagagagagggaggggcagagcgagagagagagacagagagaggtatGAGACACTCACAGACGCAGAGAGGACATTTCTGTCTGCACTTTGGTAAAATTTCAGAAAATCTGTACAATCTGGACTGCCCCCACCTATGACTCCAATCATTTATACCCTAGCCTGATCCCCCACCACCAACACCCTGCCACGGCCCGACTGGAGTTTCCATAGCTCTCTCCCTAGGGGCTGAATCGGTGTTCTGCGAGACATCGCTGATTAATAAGCAAAGATTTATGAATAATtaggaatatattttttttttcggtAATGATGAAACTTTTTTAATCACCCTAGTGATTGCTCTTGTGAAACACACTTTGGAATTTACATAAGTGGGGCTGAATAGGAGAGAGCAAGGGAAGGGGGGGGTCATGGCTGAATTACCACAGACCACCCCCCCACatctaaacacacagacaaacacagacattcagatacaaagagacagagacacatacTCAGACTGACACTCACATAcactctctcacaaacacatacagatacacacatacacacacacacacacacacacacagaggcatttagatacacacacacacacacacaaggagaTGTTCAGATGTTCAGTCACACACTGTGTTGAGCTTCAGTGTCCAGCCAGGCCAGCCAGGCAGTACTCACAGCGCAGCCTCTGTCGCTGGTGTCTCCTGTAGATGAGGCACCACAGACACAGGACCAACACAGAGCCAACCATGACCGCCACCGCACCGCCCCACACTGCTGGGCCCAGCTCCCAGGCCTTGGCACCCCCTGCAGCCCCCCCACCAGGCAGGACCCCTCCACTGGCACTCAACACTGGCCCTCGGACTGTAGAGAACAGGACACAGGGAGCATAAAGATAggcaattattaaattattattattattataataaggtGAAGGTTGAACGCTACAACCAAGCAGAGAACctgttttataataataaaaactaggACACTTGATAGAACCTTCCTGAGCACTGTATTCTTTGCTACCCCCTTAGTATAAATCAGATTGCCATACTATTAGtactattatttttctttctttcttagcagacgcccttgtccattattattattaaaacgaTAGAAGTGctgataataaataagtaagcaGGAGCACAGGGGAGGAGAGATTAATTAAACAGGGTATAGAACAGGAGTGCTGGTCAGCCCAGGGGGTCAGGCTGCAGTatcacaggtacagtctgaacaggttTGTCCTGAGTCATCAGTGGAAGGTGGTCAGGGGCTGTGCTGTCCTGA
It includes:
- the LOC136751556 gene encoding tumor necrosis factor receptor superfamily member 13C translates to MTCKQGYKWDDLVNDCIQEAKTNGPGRRLDCLPGEVWENLLNECISKTDAHTTVRGPVLSASGGVLPGGGAAGGAKAWELGPAVWGGAVAVMVGSVLVLCLWCLIYRRHQRQRLRCLSGQTGLRETPTAEEDDTSESCRHVYRASPGTNLQEPCVSGSLAWAEEIEHGAGEELSSVHLCNGRQDHSFPLPATELGGATLVTTKTVQCA